One window from the genome of Gammaproteobacteria bacterium encodes:
- a CDS encoding hypothetical protein (Evidence 5 : Unknown function), whose translation MLLVVITFIVIFAIGGFSIIQSRRNADEVKTVTEGIVPSALASADLLSHLKDVQLAEIYLVATHDNSITEQTQETLSARNAQLQEGLKLQFDQASGKAQEGLVVQAKEALDNYFDAVNETAKLKLAGQTALAEASLAANVFVYERELREILTTLRIEKNREKDRAIDALNQNLSNTVTTVSTVTLLAVIILAALGTLLYRRVTGPISRMQAMMTEIASNQDFTHRLPVERHDEIGHSILAFNTMIAKIQESSALLKQKTTDLHTMLQNMPYGILTITNGNKIHPEYSSYLEVIFESMGRQ comes from the coding sequence ATGCTATTGGTTGTCATAACTTTCATCGTAATCTTTGCGATTGGTGGCTTTTCCATCATTCAATCCCGACGGAATGCCGACGAGGTTAAGACGGTTACTGAAGGAATTGTCCCCAGCGCCCTGGCCTCCGCTGATTTGTTGTCGCATCTCAAGGATGTGCAATTGGCGGAAATTTATCTCGTCGCTACACATGACAATAGTATTACCGAACAGACCCAGGAAACGTTGTCGGCGCGTAACGCACAGTTGCAGGAAGGTTTAAAACTACAGTTCGATCAGGCCAGCGGCAAAGCCCAAGAAGGTTTAGTGGTCCAAGCCAAGGAAGCCCTCGACAACTATTTTGACGCTGTTAACGAAACGGCAAAACTCAAGCTTGCCGGCCAAACTGCTCTCGCGGAGGCCAGCTTGGCCGCCAATGTCTTCGTGTATGAAAGGGAATTGCGCGAGATCCTGACCACGTTACGTATCGAAAAAAATCGTGAAAAGGATCGGGCGATTGATGCCTTGAATCAAAATCTGTCGAATACGGTTACCACCGTATCGACGGTAACACTCTTGGCCGTCATCATTTTGGCCGCACTCGGTACGCTCCTTTATCGTCGGGTCACCGGTCCCATCAGCCGAATGCAGGCGATGATGACCGAAATTGCATCCAATCAGGACTTTACCCATCGGTTGCCGGTCGAGCGACATGATGAAATTGGTCATTCCATCCTTGCCTTCAACACCATGATTGCCAAAATTCAGGAGAGTTCGGCATTATTAAAACAGAAGACAACCGACCTCCATACCATGCTGCAAAATATGCCGTATGGCATCTTGACCATCACCAATGGCAATAAAATTCATCCCGAATATTCCTCCTACCTGGAAGTAATTTTCGAATCAATGGGCCGGCAGTGA